Proteins encoded together in one Streptomyces sp. NBC_00654 window:
- a CDS encoding MFS transporter: MSAAAHDAPSGVTYSHAPGPRGRPWLSLLAVAVGVMMVALDSTIVAIANPAIQQDLHASLADVQWITNGYLLALAVSLITAGKLGDRFGHRQTFLVGVAGFAVTSAVIGLSTSVTAIVAFRVLQGLFGALMQPAALGLLRVTFPPDKLNMAIGIWSGVVGASTAAGPIVGGLLVQHVSWEAVFFINVPVGLAALVLGVVILKDARAGRAPKSFDVPGVVLLSGAMFCLVWGLIKAPDWGWGDVRTLGFLAAAVLAFVGFGWRESRANEPLVPLSMFRSLPLSAGTVLMVLMAFSFIGGLFFVTFYLQNIHGLSPVESGVHLLPLTGMMIIGAPVSGVLINRFGPRLPLMVGMILTAVSLWGMSTLEADSGMGIASLWFVLLGLGLAPVMVGTTDVIVSNAPAELAGVAGGLQQSAMQVGGSLGTAVLGVLMASRVSSVLPDQWAEAKLPKLGPDEMAAWEDAAKVGVVPPSKFSSGQAADTVADVVHSSFISGMGLAFTVAAIVALVAAGVAVLTKKGAAAEPALTPSSFMDPSDTDLSKTSSAIRDA; the protein is encoded by the coding sequence ATGAGTGCGGCAGCGCACGACGCGCCGTCGGGAGTCACGTACTCCCATGCTCCTGGGCCGCGCGGACGTCCTTGGCTGAGCCTCCTCGCGGTCGCCGTAGGCGTCATGATGGTGGCTTTGGACAGCACGATCGTTGCCATCGCGAACCCCGCGATTCAGCAGGATCTCCATGCCTCTCTGGCCGACGTGCAGTGGATCACCAATGGGTACCTGCTGGCGCTGGCGGTATCGCTGATCACTGCCGGCAAGCTGGGCGACCGGTTCGGACACCGCCAAACCTTCCTTGTTGGCGTAGCCGGTTTCGCCGTCACCTCGGCGGTGATCGGGCTGTCTACAAGCGTCACCGCCATCGTCGCCTTCCGCGTCCTCCAGGGGCTGTTCGGCGCGCTGATGCAGCCGGCGGCACTCGGACTGCTGCGCGTGACGTTCCCGCCCGACAAGCTCAACATGGCGATCGGTATCTGGAGCGGCGTCGTCGGTGCCTCCACCGCCGCAGGCCCGATTGTCGGCGGCCTACTGGTCCAGCACGTCAGCTGGGAAGCGGTCTTCTTTATCAACGTGCCGGTCGGTCTTGCAGCACTCGTTCTCGGTGTGGTCATCCTGAAGGATGCGCGCGCAGGGAGGGCCCCCAAATCCTTCGACGTGCCCGGCGTCGTGCTCCTCTCGGGAGCGATGTTCTGCTTGGTCTGGGGTCTCATCAAGGCACCGGACTGGGGGTGGGGCGACGTTCGGACGCTCGGGTTTCTGGCCGCCGCCGTGCTCGCCTTCGTCGGCTTCGGATGGCGTGAGAGTCGAGCGAACGAACCACTGGTGCCGCTGAGCATGTTCCGTTCACTGCCGCTCTCCGCAGGCACTGTCCTTATGGTGCTGATGGCGTTCTCGTTCATCGGCGGACTCTTCTTCGTCACCTTCTACCTGCAGAACATCCACGGCTTGAGCCCTGTCGAGAGCGGAGTGCACCTGTTGCCGCTCACCGGCATGATGATCATCGGAGCCCCGGTCTCCGGGGTGCTGATCAATCGCTTCGGACCGCGCCTCCCCCTGATGGTGGGCATGATCCTTACCGCGGTGTCCTTGTGGGGGATGTCGACGCTGGAAGCCGACAGCGGTATGGGTATCGCCTCTCTCTGGTTCGTACTGCTCGGCCTCGGCCTCGCCCCCGTGATGGTGGGCACGACGGATGTCATCGTGAGTAACGCCCCGGCCGAACTGGCCGGCGTCGCGGGCGGTTTGCAGCAGTCCGCGATGCAGGTAGGCGGCAGTCTCGGAACTGCGGTCCTCGGCGTCCTCATGGCCTCACGGGTGAGCAGCGTCCTGCCCGACCAGTGGGCTGAGGCGAAGTTGCCTAAGCTCGGTCCGGATGAGATGGCGGCATGGGAAGACGCGGCGAAGGTTGGTGTCGTCCCGCCATCGAAGTTCTCGTCAGGCCAAGCCGCTGACACGGTCGCGGACGTGGTGCACTCATCGTTCATTTCGGGGATGGGGCTGGCCTTCACCGTCGCTGCCATCGTTGCGCTGGTCGCGGCCGGAGTCGCCGTGCTGACCAAGAAGGGTGCGGCCGCCGAGCCAGCCTTGACGCCATCCTCGTTCATGGACCCCTCGGATACGGACTTGTCTAAAACCTCGTCAGCAATAAGGGATGCTTAG
- a CDS encoding TetR/AcrR family transcriptional regulator, which yields MDSLEPNISTGLRQRKLRRTREQLISQALELFLSQGYEHTTVDQITETVEVHSRTFFRHFASKEEVALTPISSIDEAFLTALEARPEHENPLQAMSGSFRAVLDRVREGELDGVDGALHMAMMRLVERTPELLAEYLRRSEEMEKRLTRIIAAREGVDLADDIRPQLIVAVFKAVGRVISRAWYLRSEGELQAISLAFESALDVLHPELFGDWPRQEA from the coding sequence GTGGACTCCCTCGAACCCAATATCAGCACTGGCCTGCGCCAGCGAAAACTCCGCCGCACTCGTGAGCAACTGATCAGTCAGGCTCTGGAGTTGTTCCTCTCGCAGGGCTACGAGCACACGACCGTGGATCAGATCACCGAGACGGTCGAAGTTCACTCGCGTACCTTCTTCCGCCACTTCGCCAGCAAGGAAGAGGTGGCTCTCACCCCCATCAGCAGCATCGACGAGGCGTTCCTCACGGCCCTGGAGGCCCGCCCGGAACACGAGAACCCGCTGCAGGCCATGAGCGGTTCCTTCCGCGCGGTCTTGGACCGCGTACGCGAAGGTGAACTGGATGGCGTGGACGGTGCCCTGCACATGGCGATGATGCGGTTGGTGGAACGTACTCCCGAGCTCCTCGCCGAGTACCTGCGCCGCAGCGAGGAGATGGAGAAGCGGCTGACGAGGATCATCGCAGCGCGCGAGGGAGTCGACTTGGCCGATGACATCCGTCCACAACTCATCGTGGCCGTGTTCAAGGCGGTCGGCCGAGTCATCAGCCGTGCCTGGTACCTGCGATCCGAAGGCGAACTGCAGGCGATCTCGCTGGCCTTCGAATCTGCTCTTGACGTGCTACACCCGGAGTTGTTCGGTGATTGGCCGCGCCAGGAAGCCTGA
- a CDS encoding class I SAM-dependent methyltransferase, producing the protein MSAQQTIQWFESPEDEHCARWRSESNAPPPKRVVVADDGMNADTAFRLACEGTSLLWRGDFHNARQLLQAMARRVDRKAPQPGKSPSHTFHLHRQAQSKRARILGMLLLPFEAGHVIPLRRAPDVRLACEQAYGPSGEPYVVSLRELQGVIGAGEWRKKGLHIPALGGSITPHYGVFSPVRGEYVELVAEAPLLSRGTAFDIGTGTGVLAAVLAHRGVKRVVATDQDPRALACARENVTRLGLSDIVDVQQADLFPASRASLIVCNPPWLPGRARTSLEHAVYDPASRMLRGFIDGLDAHLEPGGEGWLILSDLAEHLGLRSRTELLEQFDRAGLRVAGRLDVRPNHPRAHDPADPLHAARKAEVTSLWRLAAGQGSR; encoded by the coding sequence GTGAGCGCACAACAGACCATTCAGTGGTTCGAGAGTCCAGAAGATGAGCACTGTGCCCGGTGGCGGTCGGAGAGCAATGCACCGCCGCCGAAGCGGGTTGTGGTCGCCGACGACGGAATGAACGCGGACACGGCCTTCCGCCTGGCTTGCGAAGGAACCTCGCTGTTATGGCGCGGTGACTTCCACAATGCCCGTCAACTGCTGCAGGCGATGGCGCGGCGCGTCGACCGGAAGGCCCCGCAGCCTGGGAAATCGCCCTCCCACACGTTCCATCTACACCGTCAGGCACAGTCGAAGCGCGCGCGGATCCTCGGCATGCTGCTCCTGCCCTTCGAAGCGGGACACGTTATTCCCCTGCGCCGGGCCCCGGACGTGCGGCTGGCCTGTGAGCAGGCGTACGGGCCGAGCGGTGAGCCTTATGTGGTGTCCCTGCGCGAGTTACAGGGGGTGATCGGTGCTGGCGAATGGCGCAAGAAGGGGCTCCATATACCTGCGCTCGGCGGATCGATCACACCGCACTACGGCGTGTTCTCCCCCGTGCGGGGTGAGTATGTCGAGCTGGTGGCTGAAGCACCGCTTCTGTCACGGGGTACGGCCTTCGACATCGGTACTGGTACCGGCGTGCTCGCTGCCGTACTGGCCCACCGTGGTGTCAAGCGGGTGGTGGCGACGGACCAGGACCCGCGTGCTCTTGCCTGCGCGCGGGAGAACGTCACGCGCTTGGGCCTGTCCGACATCGTCGATGTTCAGCAAGCCGATTTGTTCCCCGCCAGTCGGGCGTCGCTGATCGTCTGCAACCCTCCGTGGCTTCCAGGCCGGGCCCGGACATCGCTCGAGCATGCCGTTTACGACCCGGCCAGCCGGATGCTCCGGGGCTTCATCGACGGTCTTGACGCACACCTCGAGCCTGGCGGTGAAGGATGGCTCATCCTGTCCGACCTCGCCGAGCACCTCGGGCTCCGCTCTCGGACCGAGTTGCTCGAGCAGTTCGACAGAGCCGGACTGAGAGTCGCCGGGCGCCTTGACGTGCGGCCGAATCACCCCCGTGCTCACGACCCCGCCGACCCGCTGCACGCCGCGCGCAAGGCGGAGGTGACTTCGCTGTGGCGCCTGGCGGCGGGCCAGGGCTCGCGCTGA
- a CDS encoding peptidase inhibitor family I36 protein yields MHRTLVSALTTCFAAALTLAGTASSAIAAPAPAGTADCPSGYLCVWDQINYQGNMYKFSGSNSSWAAWAINNHDSSWYNHGTSGLNACVWRYEGYLGSVKVIRPGTSSPSDSGHAHLGSSNSWGNC; encoded by the coding sequence ATGCACCGTACCCTCGTATCGGCCCTGACCACTTGTTTCGCCGCCGCCCTGACCCTCGCCGGCACCGCCTCCAGCGCCATCGCCGCGCCTGCGCCCGCCGGTACCGCCGACTGTCCGAGCGGCTATCTGTGCGTGTGGGACCAGATCAACTACCAGGGCAACATGTACAAGTTCTCCGGCTCGAACTCCTCATGGGCCGCCTGGGCCATCAACAACCACGACTCGTCCTGGTACAACCACGGCACCTCCGGACTGAACGCCTGCGTGTGGCGGTACGAGGGGTACCTGGGCAGCGTCAAGGTCATCAGGCCCGGCACGTCCTCCCCGAGCGACTCAGGCCACGCCCACTTGGGCAGCTCCAACAGCTGGGGCAACTGTTAG
- a CDS encoding DEAD/DEAH box helicase gives MADGITLRPHQAEAVEAIVSGLEIRPGQRIPEKGMRGQVHAACGTGKTFIAAGAAQRISPHGRVLVLVPTLELLAQTVREWRAFGRSGPMVAVCSLEDDPRLYDLRVPSTTSAPQLALHYGSGPVTAFATYASLPVLIEAHEGSYGLPMDVWDLVAVDEAHRTSGSLGKAWAAVHDQEQIPAMRRLYLTATPRIWMERPPRRWAREAGPAALDRLPEEMACSMADEKIFGPVLWAMSLSDAITRGLLARYQIVVVELRDERLTLERLYGEERNEEHVRGERLAVLQAALLETMSEHRLQRCITFHHRTIEARAFSEGLGRIAARLHAADPERHPGQVWTGWLSGEHQAEMRADELRAFGARAGRAVMSNCRVLGEGVDVPSVDSVALIDPKGSAVDIVQAIGRALRQKPGQNKLATLIVPVFLGMDETPEDMPYSGSYRPLLKVLSGLRAHDERAVEMLAIPQEDIHRTAPASSWIGEAPEEDAEEERVLLRFGAHRDPVLVARLVKYNLIEPEHANWRAGHRAAVAYREREGDLAVPYNHIEGETGDGTGEGEDRSDDGSGFPLGRWLSDQRRAMRAGTLLPERAADLEELDVVWDPADAAWEENLGAARAYFAAYGTLAAPVTAAMMDRPIGQWLANARKKSGLGKDPVRAERRAELLAGIDPDWRPDWPVDWQRHYAALASLVTPGKELGEVEAGAVVHGMDVGRWLAAQRQDWDRLATGQRERLAELGVTPAPRPATPARKARQGRGAATGGAFGRGVAALAQYVEREGHERPVPRKHEEPVEFDGQEHVVKLGVFISNTKTRRHRLTQEQRQALAGLGMEWA, from the coding sequence ATGGCCGATGGAATCACGCTTCGCCCGCATCAGGCGGAAGCGGTCGAAGCAATTGTCTCGGGGCTGGAAATCCGGCCTGGCCAGCGCATTCCTGAAAAGGGAATGCGTGGTCAGGTGCACGCCGCGTGCGGTACAGGGAAAACCTTTATCGCTGCCGGTGCGGCCCAGCGAATTTCCCCGCACGGCCGTGTGCTTGTCCTCGTGCCGACGCTGGAACTGCTGGCTCAGACGGTGCGGGAGTGGAGGGCTTTCGGGCGGTCGGGGCCGATGGTGGCGGTGTGCTCGCTGGAGGACGACCCACGTCTGTACGACCTGCGGGTGCCGTCGACCACGAGTGCCCCGCAGCTGGCTCTGCACTACGGCAGCGGGCCTGTGACGGCCTTCGCGACGTACGCCTCCCTGCCGGTGCTGATCGAGGCTCACGAAGGCTCCTACGGCCTTCCGATGGACGTGTGGGACCTGGTGGCAGTCGACGAAGCCCACAGAACCAGTGGATCGCTGGGGAAGGCGTGGGCGGCCGTCCACGACCAGGAGCAGATCCCCGCGATGCGCCGGCTGTATCTGACGGCGACTCCGCGGATCTGGATGGAGCGCCCGCCGCGGCGCTGGGCGCGGGAGGCGGGCCCGGCGGCCCTCGACCGGCTGCCCGAGGAAATGGCCTGCTCCATGGCGGACGAGAAGATCTTCGGGCCGGTGCTGTGGGCCATGTCCCTGTCGGACGCCATCACCCGGGGCCTGCTGGCCCGGTATCAGATCGTCGTGGTCGAGCTGCGGGACGAGCGGCTGACACTGGAGCGGCTGTACGGGGAGGAACGGAACGAGGAGCACGTACGCGGGGAGCGCCTGGCGGTGCTCCAGGCCGCGCTCCTGGAAACGATGAGCGAGCACCGGCTTCAGCGGTGCATCACCTTCCACCACCGCACCATCGAGGCACGCGCCTTCTCCGAGGGACTGGGGCGGATCGCGGCCCGGCTCCACGCGGCCGATCCCGAGCGGCACCCGGGGCAGGTGTGGACGGGGTGGCTGTCCGGGGAGCACCAGGCGGAGATGCGTGCTGATGAGCTGCGGGCGTTCGGGGCGCGGGCCGGGCGGGCGGTCATGTCGAACTGCCGGGTTCTGGGTGAGGGCGTCGACGTCCCGAGCGTGGACAGCGTGGCACTCATCGATCCGAAGGGGTCGGCGGTGGATATTGTCCAGGCCATCGGGCGGGCACTGCGTCAGAAACCCGGTCAGAACAAACTGGCGACGCTGATCGTGCCGGTATTCCTCGGAATGGACGAAACGCCGGAAGACATGCCCTATTCCGGATCGTATCGGCCTTTGCTAAAGGTTCTTTCCGGGCTGCGGGCTCATGATGAGCGTGCTGTGGAAATGCTCGCCATTCCGCAGGAAGACATCCACCGTACCGCCCCGGCGTCGTCATGGATCGGTGAGGCACCCGAGGAAGACGCGGAAGAAGAGAGGGTGTTGCTGCGGTTCGGGGCACACCGCGACCCCGTCCTGGTCGCCCGGCTGGTGAAGTACAACCTGATCGAGCCCGAGCACGCGAACTGGCGGGCCGGACACCGGGCGGCCGTCGCGTACCGGGAACGGGAGGGCGACCTCGCGGTGCCGTACAACCACATCGAGGGCGAGACCGGTGACGGCACGGGTGAGGGCGAGGACAGGAGCGACGACGGCAGCGGGTTTCCGTTGGGGCGTTGGCTGTCGGACCAGCGCAGGGCGATGCGGGCCGGGACGCTGCTGCCGGAGCGGGCGGCGGACCTGGAGGAACTCGACGTCGTCTGGGACCCGGCGGACGCGGCATGGGAGGAGAACTTGGGTGCCGCCCGTGCCTACTTCGCGGCGTACGGGACGCTGGCCGCTCCGGTGACCGCGGCGATGATGGACCGGCCCATCGGACAGTGGCTGGCCAACGCCCGGAAGAAGAGCGGCCTCGGGAAAGACCCGGTCCGGGCGGAGCGGCGGGCGGAGCTGCTCGCCGGGATCGATCCGGACTGGCGGCCGGACTGGCCGGTGGACTGGCAGCGCCACTACGCCGCCCTGGCAAGCCTCGTGACGCCCGGGAAGGAGCTCGGGGAAGTGGAGGCCGGGGCGGTTGTCCACGGGATGGACGTGGGGCGGTGGCTGGCCGCCCAACGGCAGGACTGGGACCGGCTCGCCACCGGGCAGCGCGAGCGCCTGGCCGAGCTCGGGGTCACACCCGCACCACGGCCGGCCACCCCGGCCCGGAAGGCCCGGCAGGGACGTGGAGCTGCAACGGGTGGTGCGTTCGGGCGGGGTGTCGCCGCGCTCGCTCAGTACGTCGAGCGGGAGGGGCACGAACGGCCCGTCCCGAGGAAGCACGAAGAGCCTGTCGAGTTCGACGGCCAGGAGCACGTGGTGAAGCTCGGTGTGTTCATCAGCAACACCAAAACCCGACGCCACCGACTCACCCAGGAACAGCGCCAGGCCCTCGCCGGACTCGGGATGGAATGGGCGTGA